A window of Plasmodium malariae genome assembly, chromosome: 12 genomic DNA:
tatgttttgtatttattcaAATGTTTTGTGcacaatttatatttgttttaaagtTTAATTAGTACTGAGTAAAAGTTAGgctttacattttatttacattattgcGAATTCACATTTCTCGgtgattttaatttttttacaagaAATGAAttgtacacatgtatatgagtacacatatatgtatatatgtatatacgtacaaaCACATGCGTAGACAACTTTTTCATaatgattaaaaaattataaataaatgcagTATAAACATTAGCCTTACtcttttaattaatacacatttgacaaaatataaaactatACGCAAAAAGGATAAACATGGGAAGTTATGcaacttttatattatcttcAGTTAATCATATTGAACTTTCATTTTGCATTTTCATTATGCACTTTCATTttgcattttcattttgcattttcattttgcattttcattttgcattttcattttgcatTTTCATTTCGCATTTTCATTTCGCATTTTCATTTCGCATTTTCCGATTCACCTGTTTGTTCTTTTCTCTTTACCCACTGATTCTGTCTTCTCCCCTACGCAACCCTATAACttgttttttgaaaaatcTAACATTCCATACTTCTTATGATATGGCACCAAAGATGGCCTCGAAACAACGTCCACATTTTTCAGCGTATACAAGTTGAATTCGATGCTTTGAAAggaataaaatgtaatactGCCCAAAccttgtacatatatatcataattgCTACTATCTATATCTGCACAAGGGTTATTTATACTGAAGtagcattttttaaaatcacTAATTTGGTCAAAACGCTCAACTGAAAAAGGGGGATAAAGAAaaccattttttattttttctttcaaaaaattagttGCATCtttagaaaaattttttctttttatgatAGGAATTTTTTCTGACATAAAAAAGGACATAATGGagtaaaacttttttatacttaaaatttgaatatataaaataccaccaataaatatgaaatcattttcatttatataaatggacggtatttttttttttaattttgtgcACACTACATGTTTCAGTTCGTCAAAGTTTAAGTAAGATAAAAGAGAATTATGCGAAATTATTCCGGGAGTATCAttaatagttatatttttatttaattttatctgaatattttttaaagtagtTCCTGGGATAATACTATTACTTATTGACAAATTTttgttatcttttttttctatattctttagtaaataatttattaatgacGACTTTCCGCTGTTGGCATTACCAacaatgtaaatattaatttttttttgaatttgttttttttctctatttttgtatttttccaAGGCATATTCTGAGTTACCTTTTCCTTTCTCAGCTTCACCCCAGTAAAACTCTCCCTCGTCACCTTTTCCCTCATTATCTTCTCCCTCGTTATCTTCTCCCTCATTAGCTTCTCCCTCATTAGCTTCTCCCTCATTAGTTTCTCCCCCCTTAGCTTCTCCATCGTCAACTTCTTCCCCCTCCTGACGTGAGTTCCTCAGAATGTTTCCAACGGTTGGGTGGCTCTGCTCTTCTGTTCTCAGTGAACCTGGGTAATTACTATCCATCTTTTTTCTATCCATTAATGACGATTCTTGCTTACTCTTTTTGTCCTTCTTTTTAGGAACAATCCAACTTCTCATACAAGCAGTAAAAATTAGTTTTTTCACATTGTATCCCGTTTTTGAACTTACTAAAAAgatgtttttaaataatatatttattttattatttttcagaaaattatagacataatttttaacagTGAATTCTTTGTGCCCTGGTAACAAATCTATCTTATTTACACAAAAGTAAAACCCTtccatcatttttttatctttgttcattttcatataaatattaaataattttttcaaattcgagtatacatataaatctAGTATATccacaatatatataatagaacacctttttttaaaaatatttataacatacTTTTCAAAATCTTGTGCactaatttcattattattaatataattaattattaaattattgtttatcctgtttttatattttaaatcaaAACACCTTTCACATATGTAAGCTTTTTTGTTGTTACCCTCTTCATCTTCTAcctcttcttcctctttgCTCCTTTTCATTAGAATACCATTTTTTTGGTACTTATCTAATTCATACTTTTCGGTTTTATTAccatcattatttttattcctcATATTCGTGTAACAAAAACTTTCCGTGCCttgtaaaattttgttaataccTTCCTCTCTAAGTCTAAAAATTTCGTTTAATTTGTACCTATAATTTTCTTCCTTCTCTTTTTCAttctcattttcattttgttcatatatatcacttaatatttttttttcatctaaattatcatctttatttatgattttttcataaatatgattttttaaaaatccaAATTTCTTATTGTCATTTGACTGAAATGTTATACCACATCCAATACAAGTGTCCTTACTCAACTGAACTTTAACATtcatacttttaaaaaattcggatattctttctttttctttttccttatttgACTTTTCTTTATCCtcatcatttcttttttcatcattcTCATCTTCTATACTCCTTGCTCTTAAATcgtcattattattattttttaaaatttgtttaataCGTTTTTCAATTTCCTCTTCAGCGTCAACATTATTTTCCTGTATGTCTAATTGATTTGAGCTGTCATGTTCACTAGTAACCTTTTTCGGTTTCgattttttttctgcttcATTCTTCAGCTGCTTATATACTTCTTCATAATTtgcaatattaatatattttttaacattctCGTTAATTCTTTCCAGACTTAAAAAGTCAACCGCACTTCTTTGCCTTTCTAACATCTTTTCCAAATAGCCATTATTCTTCTCATTAACTaactttaatttatttttcttaccCTCCTTACTGCTTAcacttttttcattatatatgttcttaTCATAATCATTACCATTACCATTACCATCACTATCACCATCACCATCTCCATCATTCTGTGTACTTTCCTTGTTGTTCGTCTCTTCTCTATTATTTTCAATCTTCAAGTCCATCATACtatcaatattttcaaaactTTCCAACTCTTCGTCAATTTGTGCACTGAATGCCTCGTCAACCTCTTGCTCCATATCAACACCATCAATCGCATCCTTTACATTCTTTCGTTTTTCCGTACGTTTGTCCGTGCGTTTGTTCCTACGCCTGCCCGTCCTTTTGTCCTTACTATCGTTTTTTACCTCGTTGTTGTCTTCCTTTTCTCCCCTTTTGTTCATCTCTGCGCAAGCGGAAAAACAAACCATCTTTCGATATGTTCCGAAAAACAGGCCCCTTTTTTTACATCCCCAAAAAACATTACCCCTTTTCCCCCTACTAACATTTGACGTTCCATggtaagaataataaaacaatttaaaatttcttccCCCTTTTCTCACTTCATCTTTTGAGttggaaaataaattaaaatatttgttttctaCTTTACACTTTTGTAAAATTTcgttcatattaaaaaattcatcTTTTTCACTGAAGcagtaattttttaaaaattcgcTAAATGACATAAAGCTCATATTAttctcttcttttaattGGTCTAAGTAAcgttgtatatttttactaagATTAGAattatacaattttaaaGTACTAATTAAAGTATTGTAgttattaatttcttttctattattaatatatacttttaaattaaaagaaatgtaatcattttcaaaaaatgtatgctcatttagtaatttataataaataatgctTTTATTATCtcccttttctttttttttatttataattttgttatatatatcgCTATCAATTAGAATTTCCTCTTTATcagaataattataattacataaaaaatttaacttgTTACTTTCCTCACTTGTGTCATTTagtccattttttttttcttcagacaaataattaatttcCAATTTCTTTAGTTCATAAAAATGCAAATCATCCCCCcatacatttaaataaatatacagcAAACTACCCAAATTTTCCTCATTTAATTCCTTGTTTTTAACAATTctgttatttatttctttgataatattttgctttttataaaatctcTTCTTATATGACGGTAGAGACTGTAGTTCATCCAGCATCGCATCGTCGATCAGCCTTAAACCAacatcatttaaaaatttattaccGCTACGATTACCGCTACGATTACTGCTACTATTACCGTTACTAATTACACTGTGcatttttccttcttttatattttcccaCATATCATCTACAAAATTGTTTGCTCCATCTTCGTACGCTATAACACCAACGTCCGTTCGAAATTCGCatttatacttattattgtacacaaattttattaatattatgtcatctttatttttatcctcCTCCTCCTCCTCTTTTTCTTCACTACTATCCGTTTCACCTTTATCATTACTTTTAACTAACGCATACGATAGGCAATTTAAATGTTCCATATCATTCGTTTCGTTCCTTTCATTCCTTTCATTTCTCTCTTCATATTTTCCCCTATAATTACGCTTGTAATTTCCGCTAGAAATCTTTTCCTGAACATCCTCTTCTTTTCCAAATTCATCATAATCATACTTTCCcttcattttgttattatattctaCATCATCAGATGGGCCTCTGCATTGGATGTGTCCACCATATTCACTTCTATCATcgtttcttttattatttctgttCTCACTAGAACATGCCTTATCACCTCCTTCGGTTTCCTTCCCATAGGCATTTTCCTGGTTACTTCCTCCTTCCCTCTCATTATGGACATCTCCATCACCATCTATACCATTGGTGTAACCACTACTTCTAACACTTCCTCCGTCGTTGTAGTTATTTCCACTTCCTCCACGGCTCTCTTCAATGTTATCCCCTCCGTCTCTGTCCTCATTGCCATTCTCTCCGTCTCTGTCCTCATTGCCATTCTCTCCGTCTCTGTCCTCATTGCCATTCTCTCCGTCAATGTCCTCATTGCCATTCTCTCCGTCTCTGTCCTCATTGCCATTCTCTCCGTCAATGTCCTCATTGCCATTCTCTCCACCCTCGTCGTCCTTTAACTCCTGCTCAACAAGGTCCCCTGGTTCCAAATCGTTCATTCTACTCTTTCCGTTTTTTCTTGatattttatccttttctctatatttttgtctttttgTTTGTCTGTtcgtttgtttgtttgtctgttttttttttttttttttctccttctcCTTCTCTTCCTTTCTAGAGGGAACTAGATCTTCcccttcttcttcttcttcttcttccccTTGGTAATCCCCATCATTAAGTATATTTTGAActtcattaatatttcttctcTCCTCCAATGAACTAAACTTGTCTAGATAGTTATCAAACGTTCTCACATTTCggacattaatttttttatttttattgaggAGGTTACGTTCTTCCTGCTCAACAAATTTCTGTAGTTGCATTacgttttctttttcttgaCACTTTTCAAGTAAGGATGTATTCAAtgtattgtatattttatgtatgtcTATATTGTATTTTACAAACACATTTTTATAGGTATCTttaccaaaaaataaattaatatatggtTCAATTTCTCTAATTTCCAAGGTATTATATTCTATCttcttaatatattcatctagtttttcattttcttctttcgtatttttattatcgaTGTTTACATTTACTTCCTCCTCTGTTTCTTTATACAGTAACTTATcgttattcaaaaaatttttatcattaacCAATTCGGGGGTAACAAAAGTAGTGCTTCTGTAAAAGCAATTATTGCTTGAATCTATTTTATGGTTATTCCTGCTGTTCACACTGTGCATGGTATTCATGTTGCCAATGCTACTgctgattttattttttttttttttttcattcttttttttttttttaatttcttcgTTAACATCATAATCAAAATTAACCATTCTTAGTAAGTTCATGATACTGTAATCAAAAGAATATTCAAAATCTTCcgtttttctttcttcttttattttcaaatattcaATAACAATATTTGTACAAATGCAAGCCAATATAGAAACTAACTCAGTCTTCTTTAGTCTATCACTTTCACTAAAGTTttccttaaatattttttcaaaattgcTCATAAAgagttcattttttattttttgtttttttatttctcttcCTCCAACACATCCACCGCTTTTTGCTCTATCGCTCCATGTTTCATCATAATACTCATATCCTTGTCTTCTTCTATTTAGTGGTAAAAGGAAACATCGAGGAAAGTCATCATATGCATACGTATTCTTTTGGTCATTCTTATTATTCCTGTATCTGTCGTTATTCTTCCTTCTATTGTTCCTACTTAATTTAAGGTGGAAATCAGTTTTGCCAAATgcctttatatttttattctcatTTATGTTCAAACTGTTTACGTTATAATTcacaaaaaacaaattttcaaatttccttttttttagaaaataggAGTtacattttgtatatatcaaaaatatgaaaactaCGAAATAAAGGTATACtcttaaaaacattttactCTTGGACATTATATaaccacaaaaaaaaaaaacaaaattaaaaaaaaataataaaataaagaaataaaataataaagaaataaaataataaaaaaaaaaataattaaataaaacaaaataaaacaaaataaaacaaaacaaaacaaaataaaataaaaggagcataaaataaaaggagcataaaatgaaaaaacagaaaaacgGAAAAAATATCAACAAACACATTTGCAGCTTGtgcaaaaatatttcaatgcATGTATAATATCACAAATGACAGACATATATTACACTTAGGCCtacaaaaataaacgaaCTTGTAACAATTCATATATGACATTTG
This region includes:
- the PmUG01_12012900 gene encoding conserved Plasmodium protein, unknown function — its product is MFLRVYLYFVVFIFLIYTKCNSYFLKKRKFENLFFVNYNVNSLNINENKNIKAFGKTDFHLKLSRNNRRKNNDRYRNNKNDQKNTYAYDDFPRCFLLPLNRRRQGYEYYDETWSDRAKSGGCVGGREIKKQKIKNELFMSNFEKIFKENFSESDRLKKTELVSILACICTNIVIEYLKIKEERKTEDFEYSFDYSIMNLLRMVNFDYDVNEEIKKKKKNEKKKKNKISSSIGNMNTMHSVNSRNNHKIDSSNNCFYRSTTFVTPELVNDKNFLNNDKLLYKETEEEVNVNIDNKNTKEENEKLDEYIKKIEYNTLEIREIEPYINLFFGKDTYKNVFVKYNIDIHKIYNTLNTSLLEKCQEKENVMQLQKFVEQEERNLLNKNKKINVRNVRTFDNYLDKFSSLEERRNINEVQNILNDGDYQGEEEEEEEGEDLVPSRKEEKEKEKKKKKKQTNKQTNRQTKRQKYREKDKISRKNGKSRMNDLEPGDLVEQELKDDEGGENGNEDIDGENGNEDRDGENGNEDIDGENGNEDRDGENGNEDRDGENGNEDRDGGDNIEESRGGSGNNYNDGGSVRSSGYTNGIDGDGDVHNEREGGSNQENAYGKETEGGDKACSSENRNNKRNDDRSEYGGHIQCRGPSDDVEYNNKMKGKYDYDEFGKEEDVQEKISSGNYKRNYRGKYEERNERNERNETNDMEHLNCLSYALVKSNDKGETDSSEEKEEEEEDKNKDDIILIKFVYNNKYKCEFRTDVGVIAYEDGANNFVDDMWENIKEGKMHSVISNGNSSSNRSGNRSGNKFLNDVGLRLIDDAMLDELQSLPSYKKRFYKKQNIIKEINNRIVKNKELNEENLGSLLYIYLNVWGDDLHFYELKKLEINYLSEEKKNGLNDTSEESNKLNFLCNYNYSDKEEILIDSDIYNKIINKKKEKGDNKSIIYYKLLNEHTFFENDYISFNLKVYINNRKEINNYNTLISTLKLYNSNLSKNIQRYLDQLKEENNMSFMSFSEFLKNYCFSEKDEFFNMNEILQKCKVENKYFNLFSNSKDEVRKGGRNFKLFYYSYHGTSNVSRGKRGNVFWGCKKRGLFFGTYRKMVCFSACAEMNKRGEKEDNNEVKNDSKDKRTGRRRNKRTDKRTEKRKNVKDAIDGVDMEQEVDEAFSAQIDEELESFENIDSMMDLKIENNREETNNKESTQNDGDGDGDSDGNGNGNDYDKNIYNEKSVSSKEGKKNKLKLVNEKNNGYLEKMLERQRSAVDFLSLERINENVKKYINIANYEEVYKQLKNEAEKKSKPKKVTSEHDSSNQLDIQENNVDAEEEIEKRIKQILKNNNNDDLRARSIEDENDEKRNDEDKEKSNKEKEKERISEFFKSMNVKVQLSKDTCIGCGITFQSNDNKKFGFLKNHIYEKIINKDDNLDEKKILSDIYEQNENENEKEKEENYRYKLNEIFRLREEGINKILQGTESFCYTNMRNKNNDGNKTEKYELDKYQKNGILMKRSKEEEEVEDEEGNNKKAYICERCFDLKYKNRINNNLIINYINNNEISAQDFEKYVINIFKKRCSIIYIVDILDLYVYSNLKKLFNIYMKMNKDKKMMEGFYFCVNKIDLLPGHKEFTVKNYVYNFLKNNKINILFKNIFLVSSKTGYNVKKLIFTACMRSWIVPKKKDKKSKQESSLMDRKKMDSNYPGSLRTEEQSHPTVGNILRNSRQEGEEVDDGEAKGGETNEGEANEGEANEGEDNEGEDNEGKGDEGEFYWGEAEKGKGNSEYALEKYKNREKKQIQKKINIYIVGNANSGKSSLINYLLKNIEKKDNKNLSISNSIIPGTTLKNIQIKLNKNITINDTPGIISHNSLLSYLNFDELKHVVCTKLKKKIPSIYINENDFIFIGGILYIQILSIKKFYSIMSFFMSEKIPIIKRKNFSKDATNFLKEKIKNGFLYPPFSVERFDQISDFKKCYFSINNPCADIDSSNYDIYVQGLGSITFYSFQSIEFNLYTLKNVDVVSRPSLVPYHKKYGMLDFSKNKL